One Aerosakkonema funiforme FACHB-1375 genomic region harbors:
- a CDS encoding response regulator produces MSVETEEKHKTIFLVEDNKADIRLIQEALKKSSVPHQVVAVRDGMDAMAYLRQQGEYAHAPRPDIILLDLNLPKKDGREVLAEIKADPNLKRIPVVVLTTSKNEDDIFHSYDLHVNCYITKSRNLSQLFEIVKGIEEFWLKTVTLPSE; encoded by the coding sequence GTGAGCGTAGAAACGGAAGAAAAACACAAAACCATCTTTTTGGTAGAGGACAATAAAGCTGACATCCGCTTAATTCAAGAAGCGTTGAAAAAAAGCTCGGTGCCTCATCAAGTTGTGGCAGTTAGAGATGGCATGGATGCGATGGCTTATTTGCGCCAGCAGGGCGAGTATGCCCATGCACCTCGCCCAGATATTATCCTGCTAGATTTGAACTTGCCCAAAAAAGATGGTCGAGAGGTACTGGCCGAAATTAAAGCCGATCCCAACCTCAAACGCATTCCCGTAGTAGTGCTGACCACTTCCAAAAACGAGGATGACATTTTTCACAGCTACGACTTGCACGTAAATTGCTATATCACTAAATCACGCAACCTCAGCCAACTTTTTGAAATTGTCAAAGGTATTGAAGAGTTTTGGCTGAAAACAGTTACCCTACCATCGGAATGA
- a CDS encoding sensor histidine kinase has protein sequence MVMDFQTQNINLTKSELTSLKEAPIHLAGQIQPHGVIFVLEAPELTILQVSSNTYTALGISPENLLGKPIEEIIDPFQMEKIRAGVLNESLDFINPTRIWMRKQGDDYAVFDASLHRNSDRFLILELEPAISSENIPFLSFYHLARASINQLEKTASLRDFCEIIVQEVRKVTGFDRVMLYKFDEDGHGAVVAEEKLETMEPYLGLHYPESDIPKPARKLFASNSIRLIPDTKAEPVKIVPAMNPVSEHPVDLTLSILRSASPCHIEYLHNMGVGASLTISLVKDRKLWGLIACHHKSPKYVSYELRKACEFLGQVIFAEISAREETEDYDYRMRLTYIQSSLVDYMSQEENFIDGLVKHEPNLLDLTGSQGAAVCLGGNWTTIGETPREEDLNLLMQWLKNNIGDEEVFSTDSLPRIYPDAERFKNVASGLLAIPISKRNYVFWFRSEVIQTVNWGGDPNKAYEVSHSNGNLRLCPRKSFELWKQTVRLTSLPWQQVEIKAALELRKAIINIVLRQADELAQLAHDLERSNAELKKFAYVASHDLQEPLNQVANYVQLLEMRYEEELDEDAKEFITFAVEGVSLMQTLIDDVLAYSKVDMQGIEFELTEVEKALDRALSNLRKRITESKATITHDALPTVMADGTQLMQLFQNLIGNAIKFRSDKPPEIHIGTQRLEDGWLFSVRDNGIGIDPQFSDRIFTIFQRLHTRDEYPGTGMGLAICKKIIECHRGRIWVESQLGQGATFYFTIPLGGRDRERRNGRKTQNHLFGRGQ, from the coding sequence ATGGTAATGGATTTCCAGACCCAAAATATTAATTTGACCAAATCAGAATTGACAAGCTTAAAAGAAGCACCGATTCATCTTGCAGGTCAAATTCAACCACATGGAGTAATTTTTGTACTAGAAGCTCCGGAATTAACAATATTACAAGTTAGCAGCAATACATATACTGCCCTTGGTATTAGTCCCGAAAACCTTCTAGGAAAACCAATCGAAGAAATTATCGATCCATTTCAAATGGAGAAAATTAGAGCGGGAGTATTAAACGAATCTCTCGACTTCATCAATCCGACAAGGATTTGGATGAGGAAACAAGGAGATGATTACGCAGTATTCGATGCCTCATTACACCGAAATTCAGACAGATTTTTAATTCTTGAATTAGAACCTGCCATATCGTCAGAAAATATCCCATTTTTAAGTTTTTATCATCTAGCTAGAGCATCGATTAACCAGCTAGAAAAAACAGCTTCTTTGCGTGATTTTTGCGAGATTATCGTTCAAGAGGTGCGAAAAGTCACCGGGTTTGACCGGGTAATGCTGTATAAATTTGACGAAGATGGACATGGAGCTGTAGTTGCTGAAGAAAAACTAGAAACTATGGAACCATACCTGGGTCTTCATTACCCAGAGTCAGATATTCCCAAACCTGCCAGAAAATTATTCGCCTCCAATTCGATCAGATTAATACCGGATACCAAAGCGGAACCCGTAAAAATTGTTCCTGCTATGAATCCAGTTAGCGAACATCCCGTCGATTTAACTTTGTCGATTCTCCGAAGTGCCTCTCCCTGTCACATAGAGTACTTGCACAATATGGGGGTGGGTGCTTCTCTGACTATTTCTTTGGTTAAAGATCGAAAACTTTGGGGTTTAATTGCTTGTCATCATAAGTCGCCCAAATATGTCTCTTACGAGTTACGAAAAGCCTGCGAATTCTTGGGGCAAGTGATATTTGCAGAAATTTCGGCAAGAGAAGAAACAGAGGATTACGATTATCGCATGAGATTGACATATATCCAATCAAGTTTGGTGGATTATATGTCTCAAGAAGAAAACTTTATTGATGGTTTAGTAAAACACGAACCGAATCTCTTGGATTTGACTGGCTCTCAAGGAGCAGCCGTATGTTTGGGTGGAAATTGGACAACGATCGGCGAAACTCCGAGAGAAGAAGACCTGAATTTGTTAATGCAATGGCTAAAGAATAACATCGGCGATGAAGAAGTCTTTTCCACAGATTCCCTGCCGCGAATTTATCCAGATGCAGAAAGATTCAAAAACGTTGCCAGCGGTTTGCTAGCTATTCCCATTTCTAAGAGAAATTACGTTTTTTGGTTCCGATCGGAAGTGATTCAAACCGTAAATTGGGGTGGCGATCCCAATAAGGCGTATGAAGTCAGCCACTCAAACGGCAATCTCCGCCTGTGTCCTCGGAAGTCATTTGAACTGTGGAAACAAACAGTTCGCCTCACGTCTTTACCTTGGCAACAGGTGGAAATTAAAGCAGCGCTAGAACTGAGAAAGGCAATCATCAATATTGTGCTGCGTCAAGCAGATGAACTGGCGCAATTAGCTCACGATCTGGAACGTTCTAACGCGGAACTGAAAAAGTTTGCTTACGTTGCTTCCCACGACTTGCAAGAGCCTTTAAATCAGGTAGCAAATTACGTGCAACTTTTGGAGATGCGGTATGAAGAAGAACTAGACGAAGATGCCAAAGAGTTTATTACCTTCGCTGTCGAAGGAGTCAGCTTGATGCAAACTTTGATCGATGACGTGCTGGCATATTCTAAAGTAGATATGCAGGGCATCGAGTTTGAATTGACTGAGGTGGAAAAAGCTTTAGATCGTGCCTTAAGCAATTTGCGGAAACGCATTACAGAAAGCAAAGCCACAATTACCCACGATGCTTTGCCGACAGTGATGGCTGACGGTACTCAGCTGATGCAGTTGTTTCAAAATTTGATCGGCAATGCGATCAAATTCCGCAGCGACAAACCGCCAGAAATTCATATAGGAACTCAGCGCTTGGAGGATGGGTGGCTATTTTCGGTGCGGGATAATGGTATCGGGATCGATCCGCAGTTTAGCGATCGCATTTTCACGATCTTTCAGCGCCTGCACACGCGGGACGAATATCCCGGTACGGGTATGGGTTTGGCCATTTGTAAGAAAATTATCGAGTGCCACCGAGGCCGCATCTGGGTAGAGTCGCAGCTGGGTCAAGGCGCGACGTTCTACTTTACGATTCCATTAGGGGGACGCGATCGTGAGCGTAGAAACGGAAGAAAAACACAAAACCATCTTTTTGGTAGAGGACAATAA